A single region of the Demequina sp. genome encodes:
- a CDS encoding aminodeoxychorismate/anthranilate synthase component II: MTRILVIDNYDSFVYTIVGYLRQMGAETEVVRNDAPHAPVSEYDGVLVSPGPGTPAEAGSSMDVIRDCAEAGVPMLGVCLGHQALAEVYGGVVSHAPELMHGKTSQVEHHGDSVLVGLPTPFTATRYHSLAVENPTVPDELEVTATTASGIIMGLQHRELPLTGVQFHPESVLTEGGHRLLANWLEVCGMPDAEARSAGLSPLVRR; the protein is encoded by the coding sequence ATGACGCGAATCCTCGTGATCGACAACTACGACTCGTTCGTCTACACGATCGTCGGCTACCTTCGCCAGATGGGCGCGGAGACCGAGGTGGTGCGCAATGACGCCCCCCACGCGCCCGTGAGCGAATACGACGGCGTGCTCGTCTCCCCCGGCCCCGGCACCCCCGCGGAGGCCGGGTCGTCGATGGACGTGATCCGCGACTGCGCCGAGGCCGGCGTGCCGATGCTCGGCGTGTGCCTGGGCCATCAGGCGCTCGCCGAGGTGTACGGCGGGGTCGTGTCCCACGCCCCGGAGCTCATGCACGGCAAGACCTCGCAGGTGGAGCACCACGGCGACTCGGTGCTCGTGGGCCTGCCCACGCCGTTCACGGCCACCCGGTATCACTCGCTCGCGGTCGAGAACCCCACGGTCCCCGACGAGCTCGAGGTCACCGCAACCACGGCGTCGGGCATCATCATGGGCCTGCAGCACCGCGAACTTCCGCTCACGGGCGTGCAATTCCACCCCGAGTCCGTGCTCACCGAGGGCGGCCACCGCCTCCTCGCCAATTGGCTTGAGGTGTGCGGCATGCCCGACGCTGAGGCCAGGTCCGCCGGCCTCTCGCCTCTAGTGCGGCGATAG
- a CDS encoding penicillin-binding transpeptidase domain-containing protein yields MNEPVRRLSVVTLVMFLALMIAASWTQVIQAGSLNSDSRNVRTLYREFGNFRGPFVVDGESVVFSKPIDDPYNFQRTYTDGKLYASATGYYSIVFGKTALEQTENSLLAGTSDALFWNRLRDLFGGREQQGASIELTLREELQRTAAEALGNQKGAVVAIDPKTGAILAMVTSPTFDPAVLAGHDTQEVNDAYAALDADPDGPLVNRAVAGDTYPPGSTFKLIVSAAALDAGYTPDSTVYAPDSLPLPNSSKSIENYGGESCGKTEQITLEQALTVSCNTAFADLGITLGWDAVQRKAIEFGWTDTFRVPLVVTPSRLPLNPDDAQVAMSSIGQFDVRATPMQMAMVTAAIANRGVLMSPYLVDTARASDLSVIQRSIPTVYSSPLTSSEASELTQMMVSVVNNGTGTAAQIPGVTVAGKTGTAETGLDTAPHAWFVGFAPAENPVVAVAVIVENGGSLGSEATGGKVAAPIAKKVMMKAIELAKEDS; encoded by the coding sequence ATGAACGAGCCCGTCCGCCGCCTCAGCGTGGTCACCCTCGTCATGTTCCTCGCGCTCATGATCGCTGCGAGCTGGACCCAGGTGATCCAGGCAGGGTCGCTCAACTCGGACTCCCGCAACGTCCGCACCCTGTACCGCGAGTTCGGCAACTTCCGCGGGCCGTTCGTGGTGGACGGCGAGTCAGTGGTCTTCTCGAAGCCAATCGATGACCCGTACAACTTCCAGCGCACCTACACGGACGGCAAGCTCTACGCCTCCGCCACCGGGTACTACTCGATCGTATTCGGCAAGACGGCGCTCGAGCAGACGGAGAACTCACTGCTTGCGGGCACCTCGGACGCGCTGTTCTGGAACCGACTCCGCGACCTCTTCGGCGGCCGGGAGCAGCAAGGGGCGTCGATAGAGCTGACTCTGCGCGAGGAGCTCCAGCGAACAGCGGCAGAGGCGCTCGGCAACCAGAAGGGTGCGGTGGTCGCGATCGACCCCAAGACCGGCGCGATCCTCGCGATGGTCACGAGCCCCACCTTCGATCCCGCGGTCCTCGCGGGCCACGACACCCAAGAGGTCAATGACGCCTACGCGGCTCTCGACGCCGACCCGGACGGCCCGCTCGTCAACCGCGCGGTCGCGGGAGACACCTACCCGCCGGGCTCCACCTTCAAGCTGATCGTCTCCGCCGCCGCCCTCGACGCCGGCTACACCCCGGATTCGACCGTCTACGCCCCGGACTCGCTTCCCCTTCCCAACTCGTCCAAGAGCATCGAGAACTACGGCGGCGAGAGCTGTGGCAAGACGGAGCAGATCACTCTGGAGCAGGCGCTGACCGTGAGCTGCAACACCGCGTTCGCCGATCTCGGCATCACCCTGGGTTGGGACGCGGTCCAGAGGAAGGCCATCGAGTTCGGCTGGACGGACACGTTCCGCGTCCCCTTGGTCGTCACGCCGAGCCGCCTCCCGCTCAACCCGGACGACGCTCAGGTCGCCATGAGCTCCATCGGCCAGTTCGACGTTCGCGCCACGCCGATGCAGATGGCCATGGTCACGGCGGCGATCGCCAACAGGGGTGTGCTCATGTCGCCGTACCTCGTGGACACGGCGCGCGCGAGCGACCTCAGCGTTATCCAGCGCTCGATCCCCACCGTCTACAGCAGCCCCCTCACCTCAAGCGAGGCGAGCGAGCTCACGCAGATGATGGTGTCCGTGGTCAACAACGGCACCGGAACGGCGGCCCAGATCCCCGGCGTCACGGTCGCGGGCAAGACCGGGACGGCGGAGACGGGGCTCGACACCGCGCCGCACGCCTGGTTCGTCGGCTTCGCACCCGCGGAGAACCCCGTCGTGGCCGTCGCCGTGATCGTCGAGAACGGCGGCTCGCTCGGCTCCGAGGCGACCGGCGGCAAGGTGGCCGCTCCCATCGCCAAGAAGGTCATGATGAAGGCGATCGAGCTCGCAAAGGAAGACTCGTGA
- a CDS encoding FtsW/RodA/SpoVE family cell cycle protein — protein MATVSTVRYQRGRGSELMLLGLAALVTVAARGLVDYHADVIVISQMVWYTVVVVAVLLAIHIALRRWAPDADPVIVPAVSALTGIGLAMIRRIDFAWAARGKPTHFGETQTMWVLVGVGLCITVVLVLRDYRVLRRFTYTAGVLGLIGLILPLMPVIGHAVNGAQIWIKLFGRSLQPGEFAKIAFVIFFAGYLQTNRDTLAVAGPKILGIRFPRARDMGPLLVVWAAAIVVQVAERDLGTSLLLFGIFVGMLYVATRRTSWVVLGVGLFLIGAAFAGTFFGHVRVRYVAWLHALDPDVYSSGQSEQLVRGLFGMASGGLFGTGLGQGRPDLVPYAYSDFIVPSLGEELGLTGLLAILLLYVIVVQRAMRTAIGVRDGFGKLLAAGLGFTIALQTFIVVGGVMRVIPLTGLATPFLAYGGSAMIANWIIVALLLRISDQARRPQEVTA, from the coding sequence ATGGCCACCGTCTCCACGGTCCGTTACCAGCGAGGACGCGGCTCCGAGTTGATGCTGCTGGGCCTCGCGGCGCTCGTGACGGTCGCCGCTCGCGGACTCGTGGACTACCACGCGGACGTCATCGTGATCTCGCAGATGGTCTGGTACACCGTGGTGGTCGTGGCGGTGCTCCTCGCGATCCACATCGCGCTGCGGCGGTGGGCGCCCGACGCTGACCCCGTGATCGTGCCCGCGGTCTCCGCCCTCACCGGCATCGGCCTGGCCATGATCCGGCGCATCGACTTCGCGTGGGCGGCGCGAGGCAAACCCACGCACTTTGGCGAGACCCAGACCATGTGGGTGCTCGTTGGGGTAGGCCTTTGCATCACCGTGGTGCTGGTGCTCCGCGACTACCGCGTGCTGCGGCGCTTCACCTACACGGCGGGGGTGCTTGGCCTCATCGGCCTCATCCTCCCGCTCATGCCGGTCATCGGCCACGCAGTGAACGGGGCGCAAATCTGGATCAAGCTGTTCGGCCGCTCGCTGCAGCCCGGCGAGTTCGCAAAGATCGCGTTCGTCATCTTCTTCGCGGGCTACCTGCAGACCAATCGTGACACGCTCGCCGTCGCCGGCCCCAAGATCCTCGGCATCCGCTTCCCGCGGGCGCGCGACATGGGGCCCCTCCTCGTGGTGTGGGCCGCCGCGATCGTGGTGCAGGTCGCGGAGCGCGACCTCGGCACGTCGCTCCTGCTCTTCGGCATCTTCGTGGGAATGCTTTACGTGGCCACGCGCCGCACCAGCTGGGTGGTGCTCGGCGTTGGGCTGTTCCTGATCGGCGCCGCATTCGCGGGCACCTTCTTCGGCCACGTGCGCGTGCGCTACGTGGCCTGGCTGCACGCTCTCGATCCCGACGTCTACTCCTCCGGCCAGAGCGAGCAGCTGGTCCGGGGCCTGTTCGGCATGGCGTCCGGTGGCCTCTTCGGCACGGGCCTGGGTCAAGGGCGTCCGGACCTGGTGCCCTACGCCTACTCGGACTTCATCGTGCCTTCGCTCGGCGAGGAGCTTGGGCTCACGGGACTGCTCGCGATCCTCTTGCTCTACGTGATCGTGGTGCAGCGGGCCATGCGCACCGCCATCGGGGTCCGCGACGGCTTCGGCAAACTGCTCGCCGCCGGCCTCGGCTTCACGATCGCGCTGCAGACGTTCATCGTGGTGGGCGGCGTCATGCGAGTCATCCCGCTGACCGGTCTCGCGACGCCCTTCCTCGCCTACGGCGGCTCCGCGATGATCGCCAACTGGATCATCGTGGCGCTCCTGTTGCGAATCTCCGATCAGGCAAGGCGACCGCAGGAGGTGACCGCATGA
- a CDS encoding protein phosphatase 2C domain-containing protein, with product MTFLAFHYAARTDVGLTRANNQDSGYAGPHLLLVADGMGGAAGGDIASSIAVARLAALDGEALGPDEALDELKRAISEAHEQIVSRARNDPELSGLGTTVTALLRSGSTLAMAHIGDSRAYLLRQGSLDQVTSDHTFVQHLVDTGRLSVADAENHPKRNLILRVLGDIDANVPVDISVRETKLGDRWMVCSDGLSGVVSRDTIHTTMLEVEDPGDCADALVALALAAGAPDNVTCIIGDIVDIDEAPDGVGPSTAAQIVGAVAMDRHRPSGAVGTPAARAAQLAPGPADEDEDEPSRWGRFWEKWRGWMLALIVVIALIAAAWGFYAWTQNQYYVGENAGVVAIFRGVPGTVGPLELSTVVEDTDIALDSLEPYARDRIEATIRVSGVDEAHAVITGLQAGG from the coding sequence GTGACGTTCCTCGCCTTCCACTACGCGGCCCGCACCGACGTTGGCCTCACTCGCGCCAACAACCAGGACTCCGGCTACGCGGGGCCGCACCTGCTGCTCGTGGCCGACGGCATGGGCGGCGCGGCAGGTGGCGACATCGCCTCGTCCATCGCGGTGGCCCGCCTCGCGGCGCTCGACGGCGAGGCGCTCGGCCCGGACGAGGCCCTCGACGAGCTCAAGCGAGCCATCTCCGAGGCCCACGAGCAGATCGTCAGCCGCGCGCGCAACGATCCCGAACTGAGCGGGCTGGGGACCACCGTGACCGCGCTGCTGCGCTCCGGCTCCACGCTCGCGATGGCGCACATCGGCGACTCCCGCGCGTACCTACTGCGCCAAGGCTCCCTCGATCAGGTCACGAGCGACCACACCTTTGTGCAGCACCTCGTCGACACCGGCCGCCTCTCCGTGGCCGACGCCGAGAACCATCCAAAGCGCAACCTCATCCTCCGGGTGCTCGGCGACATCGACGCGAACGTCCCCGTGGACATCTCCGTCCGCGAGACCAAGCTTGGGGACCGCTGGATGGTGTGCTCGGATGGGCTCAGCGGCGTCGTCAGCCGCGACACCATCCACACCACGATGCTCGAGGTCGAGGACCCTGGCGACTGCGCCGACGCCCTCGTGGCCCTCGCGCTCGCTGCCGGCGCCCCTGACAACGTGACGTGCATCATCGGCGACATCGTCGACATCGACGAGGCCCCTGACGGCGTCGGCCCCTCAACCGCGGCCCAAATCGTCGGTGCCGTGGCGATGGACCGGCACCGGCCGTCGGGCGCCGTTGGCACGCCCGCCGCGAGGGCCGCGCAACTCGCGCCAGGCCCGGCCGACGAAGACGAAGACGAGCCCTCCAGGTGGGGGCGCTTCTGGGAGAAGTGGCGCGGGTGGATGCTCGCGCTCATCGTCGTCATCGCGCTCATCGCCGCGGCCTGGGGCTTCTACGCGTGGACGCAGAATCAGTACTACGTGGGCGAGAACGCCGGCGTGGTCGCCATCTTCCGCGGAGTTCCAGGGACGGTGGGCCCGCTGGAGCTCTCCACGGTGGTGGAGGACACCGACATCGCGCTCGACAGCCTCGAGCCGTACGCGCGCGATCGCATCGAGGCGACGATCAGGGTGAGTGGAGTTGACGAGGCCCATGCGGTGATCACGGGCCTGCAGGCGGGTGGCTGA
- a CDS encoding class E sortase, with protein sequence METIADTDATPDATPDATPESKPAKASGTGSRVVALLGELMIIVGALIGLYVAWQLFYTDIEANSIQADAVQELPWAYTPDNTSPISAGDPTSDQPQTIPNELKLSPDTAPVMDEPKFGKTFATFYVPRWGEDYVKPISEGVDRHKILDRLGIGHYPNTGMPGELGNFAISAHRTTYGKPFNRIAEIKKGDYLVVQTKEAWYVYRVTGHEIVKPTAVKVIAPVPNHPGAAPDDHYITLTSCHPMFSAAERYVVHGVLEYWSPVGNGVPEELLEVPAS encoded by the coding sequence AACAATCGCCGACACTGACGCGACGCCTGACGCGACGCCTGACGCGACGCCGGAATCGAAGCCGGCCAAGGCGTCGGGCACCGGGTCACGCGTCGTCGCGTTGCTCGGCGAGCTCATGATCATCGTGGGCGCGCTGATTGGCCTGTACGTGGCGTGGCAGCTGTTCTACACGGACATCGAGGCCAACTCGATCCAGGCGGACGCCGTGCAGGAGCTGCCGTGGGCGTACACGCCGGACAACACCTCGCCCATCTCCGCGGGCGATCCCACGAGCGACCAGCCGCAGACCATCCCCAACGAGCTCAAGCTGTCCCCGGACACGGCACCCGTCATGGACGAGCCCAAGTTCGGCAAGACCTTCGCCACCTTCTACGTTCCGCGCTGGGGCGAGGACTACGTGAAGCCCATCTCGGAGGGCGTTGACCGGCACAAGATCCTCGATCGCCTCGGCATCGGCCACTACCCCAACACCGGGATGCCCGGCGAGCTCGGCAACTTCGCGATCAGTGCGCACCGCACCACGTACGGCAAGCCCTTCAACCGCATCGCGGAGATCAAGAAGGGTGATTACCTGGTAGTCCAGACCAAGGAGGCCTGGTACGTGTACCGGGTGACCGGCCACGAGATCGTGAAGCCGACCGCGGTCAAGGTGATCGCCCCCGTGCCGAACCACCCGGGCGCCGCACCAGACGACCACTACATCACGCTGACCTCGTGCCACCCGATGTTCTCGGCGGCGGAGCGCTACGTGGTCCACGGCGTGCTCGAGTATTGGAGCCCCGTGGGCAACGGCGTGCCGGAGGAGCTCCTCGAGGTGCCGGCGTCATGA
- a CDS encoding FHA domain-containing protein translates to MSQLSITLLRLGFLVLLWLLVLSSIGVLRADLYGTRVTARGRGRKAKRQPDAVAEKTAAPTRGATGVKTGPDEAPAARLHVTAGPLKGTSLPLSSAPVLIGRAPTCTLVIDDDYASARHCRIFPERGQWMVEDLGSTNGTFLGNQKVTDPVPLRRGDQVRIGATTLELDS, encoded by the coding sequence ATGAGCCAGCTCTCGATCACCCTCCTCAGGCTGGGCTTCCTCGTCTTGCTGTGGCTGTTGGTGCTGTCCAGCATCGGCGTGCTCCGCGCGGACCTCTACGGCACGCGCGTCACCGCTCGCGGCCGCGGGCGCAAGGCCAAGCGTCAGCCCGACGCTGTGGCTGAGAAGACCGCCGCCCCCACCAGGGGCGCCACTGGGGTCAAGACGGGTCCCGACGAGGCGCCTGCGGCTCGGCTTCACGTCACGGCCGGCCCGCTCAAGGGCACGAGCCTGCCGCTGAGCTCGGCCCCGGTGCTGATCGGCAGGGCGCCGACGTGCACCCTCGTCATCGACGACGACTACGCCTCTGCGCGGCACTGCCGCATCTTCCCCGAGCGGGGCCAATGGATGGTCGAGGATCTCGGCTCCACCAACGGCACCTTCCTCGGCAACCAGAAGGTGACGGATCCCGTGCCGCTGCGCCGCGGCGACCAGGTGCGGATCGGCGCGACCACCCTGGAGCTGGACTCGTGA
- the pknB gene encoding Stk1 family PASTA domain-containing Ser/Thr kinase, which produces MSDDAKILAGRYEVGDLIGRGGMAEVHIGYDTRLGRTVAVKILRADLARDPSFQTRFRREAQSAAGLNHPAIVAVYDTGEDTIVGSTGVPQAVPFIVMEYVEGHTVREILKGDVAAPIDEAVEIVSGVLSALDYSHHAGLVHRDIKPANVMLTPTGAVKVMDFGIARALADAGQTMTQTQAVVGTAQYLSPEQARGEHVDARSDLYSTGCLLFELLTGRPPFVGDSPVSVAYQHVREAPPRPSQYASDVPPELDQIVLRALAKDRNERYSSASEFLADLRAFSSGDPVDPSTGAIGVGAAAGLGAAAGLGAAALMDDKTAIAEQPTQAMPAVVETGATEVMPAQSPWANVAPATVAPAEIVAQPLDPTLDDDDDEDRRRRRRSYWLLGGAALAALLIVFAIFLFTRDGAAEPEPSASVGPLTDLAGLTEDQAKQYLDGLGLTADIQREASDAQDKDLVTRTDPAAGEMVAPGGTVTVYLSDGPGEVEITDVSGMSQEDAIKALQDQGLVIESVDPDDSQPDVEKDLATGTDPAAGTLVASGSSVRLLIASGQVDLPDVTGMQEDEARTTLGDLGLSVTTKRVETSKYPDGQVYKQSPAPGKVDVGTAVTITVASTPTTAEVPNVVGKSQSDATSTLTDAGFKVTVKTGTSADQPAGNVYAQSPDAGISLKLGQPVTIFVSTGPPEPDPTTTP; this is translated from the coding sequence ATGAGCGACGACGCGAAGATTCTCGCGGGCAGGTACGAGGTCGGCGACCTCATTGGGCGTGGCGGCATGGCCGAGGTGCACATCGGCTACGACACGCGCCTTGGCCGCACCGTCGCCGTCAAGATTCTGCGCGCCGACCTCGCCCGCGACCCCAGCTTCCAGACCCGCTTCCGCCGCGAGGCCCAGTCCGCGGCCGGGCTCAACCACCCGGCGATCGTCGCCGTCTACGACACGGGCGAGGACACCATCGTGGGCTCTACGGGCGTCCCGCAGGCCGTGCCGTTCATCGTCATGGAGTACGTCGAGGGCCACACCGTCCGCGAGATCCTCAAGGGAGACGTCGCCGCCCCCATCGACGAGGCCGTCGAGATCGTCTCCGGCGTCCTGTCCGCGCTCGACTACTCGCACCACGCGGGCCTGGTCCACCGCGACATCAAGCCGGCCAACGTCATGCTCACACCCACAGGCGCGGTCAAGGTCATGGATTTCGGCATCGCCCGCGCACTGGCCGACGCTGGGCAGACGATGACGCAGACGCAGGCTGTCGTCGGCACGGCTCAGTACTTGTCGCCCGAGCAGGCGCGCGGCGAGCACGTCGACGCGCGATCGGACCTGTACTCGACCGGCTGCCTGTTGTTCGAGCTGCTGACGGGACGCCCGCCGTTCGTGGGCGACTCGCCCGTTTCGGTCGCGTACCAGCACGTTCGCGAAGCTCCGCCGCGCCCATCGCAGTACGCGTCAGACGTTCCGCCTGAGCTGGACCAGATCGTGCTGCGCGCCCTCGCGAAGGACCGCAACGAGCGCTACTCGAGCGCGAGCGAGTTCCTCGCTGACCTGCGTGCGTTCAGCTCCGGCGATCCCGTTGACCCGTCCACGGGAGCGATCGGCGTCGGCGCCGCTGCCGGCCTTGGTGCCGCCGCGGGCCTCGGTGCGGCCGCGCTCATGGATGACAAGACGGCGATCGCCGAGCAGCCGACCCAGGCCATGCCCGCCGTGGTCGAGACGGGTGCGACCGAGGTGATGCCCGCACAGTCACCGTGGGCGAACGTGGCCCCGGCGACGGTGGCGCCGGCGGAGATCGTCGCGCAACCGCTCGACCCGACCCTCGACGACGATGACGACGAGGACCGCAGGCGCAGGCGCCGCAGCTACTGGCTGCTGGGGGGCGCGGCTCTCGCGGCGCTGCTGATCGTCTTCGCGATCTTCCTCTTCACGCGCGATGGTGCCGCGGAGCCCGAACCCAGCGCGAGCGTCGGGCCTCTCACGGACCTCGCCGGCCTCACCGAGGACCAAGCGAAGCAGTATCTCGACGGCCTTGGCCTGACGGCCGACATCCAGCGGGAGGCCTCGGACGCGCAGGATAAGGACCTCGTGACGCGCACGGACCCCGCGGCGGGCGAGATGGTCGCCCCAGGCGGCACCGTCACCGTGTACCTCTCCGACGGGCCGGGCGAAGTGGAGATCACCGACGTCTCCGGTATGAGCCAAGAGGACGCGATAAAAGCGCTACAGGATCAGGGTCTTGTGATCGAAAGCGTGGATCCCGACGACTCGCAGCCAGACGTCGAGAAGGACCTCGCCACGGGTACGGACCCGGCGGCGGGCACTCTCGTGGCGAGCGGCTCCTCGGTGAGGCTCCTGATCGCGAGCGGCCAGGTTGACCTGCCGGACGTCACCGGCATGCAGGAGGACGAGGCCCGGACCACACTCGGCGACCTTGGCCTCTCGGTAACGACCAAGCGCGTCGAGACGTCCAAGTACCCCGACGGCCAGGTCTACAAGCAGAGCCCTGCGCCCGGCAAGGTCGACGTGGGAACCGCGGTGACGATCACCGTGGCGTCGACGCCGACTACGGCCGAGGTCCCCAACGTCGTTGGCAAGTCGCAGTCCGACGCGACGAGCACACTGACCGACGCGGGATTCAAGGTGACGGTGAAGACGGGCACCTCGGCGGATCAGCCGGCGGGCAATGTGTACGCGCAGAGCCCCGACGCCGGGATCTCGCTCAAGCTCGGTCAGCCGGTCACGATCTTCGTTTCTACCGGGCCGCCAGAACCCGATCCGACAACAACGCCGTAG
- a CDS encoding serine/threonine protein kinase: MHAGTELANRYTLTSLIAVGGMGEVWKAEDGDLHRTVAVKVLKENATGNETFLRRFRNEAKNAAGLAHPNIAQVFDYGDHDGTAFLVMEFVDGEPLSSILERDRTISEARVVRILDQTAQGLAAAHAAHVMHRDIKPGNLLIFDDDKVKITDFGVSRGMDQTTLTATGMVMGTAQYLAPELALGKAATPASDIYALGIIAFEAVVGKRPFTAPNAVDIAIAQVNEAVPPLPASVSPGMRELIMLLLEKNPRKRPHSAEDLRRVLATMHVPDAAPAPAGPAPEAREAKRLMPPSIAPREYRPRPDVGR; encoded by the coding sequence ATGCACGCGGGCACCGAGCTCGCCAACCGCTACACGCTCACCTCGCTCATCGCCGTGGGCGGGATGGGCGAGGTGTGGAAGGCGGAGGACGGCGACCTGCACCGCACCGTGGCCGTCAAGGTGCTCAAGGAGAACGCGACCGGCAACGAAACCTTCCTGCGCCGCTTCCGCAACGAGGCGAAGAACGCCGCTGGACTCGCGCACCCCAACATCGCGCAGGTCTTCGACTACGGCGACCATGACGGCACCGCGTTCCTCGTGATGGAGTTCGTCGACGGCGAGCCGCTCAGCTCGATCCTCGAGCGGGACCGCACCATCTCCGAGGCGCGCGTGGTCCGCATCCTCGACCAGACGGCCCAAGGCCTCGCGGCCGCCCACGCCGCGCACGTCATGCACCGCGACATCAAGCCCGGAAACCTGCTGATCTTCGACGACGACAAGGTGAAGATCACGGACTTCGGGGTCTCCCGGGGCATGGACCAGACCACTCTCACCGCAACGGGGATGGTGATGGGAACCGCCCAGTACCTCGCGCCAGAGCTGGCGCTCGGGAAGGCGGCGACCCCAGCGTCGGACATCTACGCACTGGGGATAATCGCGTTCGAGGCCGTGGTGGGCAAGCGGCCCTTCACCGCGCCCAACGCCGTGGACATCGCCATCGCGCAGGTCAACGAGGCCGTGCCGCCCCTGCCGGCCTCGGTCTCGCCGGGGATGCGGGAACTGATCATGCTGCTGCTTGAGAAGAACCCGCGAAAGCGCCCCCACTCCGCGGAGGACCTGCGGCGCGTGCTCGCCACCATGCACGTACCCGACGCTGCCCCGGCTCCCGCTGGCCCGGCACCTGAGGCGCGGGAGGCCAAGCGGCTCATGCCGCCGAGCATCGCGCCACGCGAGTACCGTCCACGGCCCGACGTGGGGCGCTAG